In one Streptomyces venezuelae genomic region, the following are encoded:
- a CDS encoding bifunctional phosphatase PAP2/diacylglycerol kinase family protein — translation MCADNPDVSGLDLSRPAAGHRPVKARLVSFDSRLFEAVATRHWPGADRVLPGLSQSANHGVLWFATAAAITATRTPRARRAAVRGVASLALASATINTLGKRSVRRARPLLDSVPLIRQLKRQPVTTSFPSGHAASAAAFATGVALESRAWGAAVAPLAAAVAVSRVYTGAHFPSDVLVGGALGAGAAFAVRGLVPTRSQLAPPGRPRVTAPALPGGAGLVLVTNTGAGTPQRVKALRDALPEAEVVVAEPADVGAELEKAAARATVLGVCGGDGTVNAAARVALHHGMPLAVLPGGTLNHFAYDLGVEDARDLAGAVEAGDAVAVDVGRFTAEGAKSGEPKEGYFLNTFSLGVYPELVRQREHWSPRIGGKPASVLAALKILRSDEHPLTAQFRGKDRALWLLFAGNCTYHRPGLTPGRRLDLADGLLDVRIVHGGRRPGARLLTAALTGPEVRSPAQAAARLPRLRVDGLSEGTAVAFDGEVTHVQGSLLIDKLPEALTVYRPLSNLR, via the coding sequence ATGTGCGCTGACAACCCCGACGTCTCCGGTCTCGACCTGTCCCGCCCCGCTGCCGGGCACCGCCCGGTCAAGGCCCGTCTGGTCTCCTTCGACAGCCGGCTCTTCGAGGCGGTCGCCACGCGGCACTGGCCCGGCGCCGACCGGGTCCTTCCCGGGCTCAGTCAGAGCGCCAACCACGGCGTGCTGTGGTTCGCGACGGCCGCGGCGATCACCGCGACCCGCACCCCGCGGGCCCGGCGCGCCGCGGTGCGCGGCGTGGCCTCGCTGGCGCTGGCCTCCGCGACGATCAACACGCTGGGCAAGCGTTCGGTGCGCCGCGCCCGGCCGCTGCTCGACTCGGTGCCGTTGATACGCCAGCTGAAGCGGCAGCCCGTCACCACGTCCTTCCCCTCGGGCCACGCGGCGTCCGCCGCCGCGTTCGCCACCGGGGTGGCGCTGGAGTCGCGGGCCTGGGGCGCGGCGGTCGCACCGCTCGCGGCGGCCGTGGCGGTCTCCCGCGTCTACACCGGGGCGCACTTCCCGAGCGACGTCCTGGTGGGCGGTGCGCTGGGCGCGGGCGCGGCGTTCGCGGTGCGCGGTCTGGTGCCGACGCGCTCGCAGCTGGCGCCGCCGGGACGGCCCCGGGTGACGGCGCCCGCCCTGCCGGGCGGCGCCGGTCTGGTCCTGGTGACCAACACGGGGGCGGGCACCCCGCAGCGCGTGAAGGCGCTGCGCGACGCGCTGCCGGAGGCGGAGGTCGTCGTCGCCGAGCCCGCCGACGTGGGCGCCGAGCTGGAGAAGGCGGCGGCCCGTGCGACGGTCCTCGGGGTGTGCGGCGGCGACGGCACGGTCAACGCCGCGGCCCGCGTCGCGCTCCACCACGGTATGCCGCTCGCGGTGCTGCCCGGCGGCACCCTCAACCACTTCGCGTACGACCTCGGGGTCGAGGACGCCCGCGATCTGGCGGGTGCGGTGGAGGCGGGTGACGCGGTCGCCGTCGACGTCGGCCGGTTCACCGCGGAGGGCGCGAAGTCCGGGGAGCCCAAGGAGGGGTACTTCCTCAACACGTTCAGCCTGGGCGTGTACCCGGAGCTGGTGCGGCAGCGCGAGCACTGGTCGCCCCGCATCGGCGGCAAGCCGGCGTCGGTGCTCGCGGCGCTCAAGATCCTGCGCTCCGACGAGCACCCGCTGACCGCTCAGTTCCGCGGCAAGGACCGGGCGCTGTGGCTGCTGTTCGCCGGCAACTGCACGTACCACCGGCCGGGCCTCACGCCGGGCCGCAGGCTCGACCTGGCGGACGGTCTGCTCGACGTGCGCATCGTGCACGGCGGGCGCAGGCCGGGCGCGCGGCTCCTGACCGCCGCGCTGACGGGCCCAGAGGTGCGCTCCCCCGCGCAGGCGGCCGCACGGCTGCCGAGGCTGCGGGTGGACGGGCTCAGCGAGGGCACGGCCGTCGCGTTCGACGGTGAAGTGACGCACGTGCAGGGCTCGTTGCTCATCGACAAGCTCCCGGAGGCGCTGACCGTCTACCGCCCGCTGAGCAACCTCCGCTGA